The stretch of DNA aaatgtacgtgGCAATATTAAGGGTTCACAGAGCATGATGAATACgatctacactcaagtgttcagaaaatggattgataaagaGACAGATATATAGCTACatggatagagagatagataaagTGATAGAATGATGGATAGAAtacagcaaatgtgacaaaatgttaaaattgatggaaatGGATATCAGGGGGAACAGggatatattggagttctctgtaggGGTTTGTATAATTTTTGTAACTGCCCTGGTAGGttggaaagtatttcaaaataaaaagtgttgtgagttttcctttgttttgttgttttaaccAAAACACGGTTCTATAGGGGAACAAACATAActaatttcaaaaggaaaatgccaGTAATTTAGAGTTAAGCTATCCCACATGTTTCCATTGCCTGTTCTTCTTGGCCTGTTCTCTTCCAAATCACACAAAAATACCAGGTTAActttagttttgcttttattcATTCCTCTAGAATGGAGTGTCCTCTTTCCCCTAGGTCTCTCCAATTACTAAATTCATGATCCAAGTCTTTTCTGGCTCATCCCCCCATTTCAGCTCCATTCTTAGTAGTCACTGATCccttggcactttttttttttttttaacacaattttaGTCTATTATTTGCTCACTTTATCCCTCTCCCTTGAACATATAAGTTCCTCAGGGAAAGAATCAGGGCTAATACTTTGGAATCCACATAGAGCTTAGCACAACACTGAGCACACAGCTGATCCTGCTAGAGTGGAGCCTACTGCTCTCCTCCCCTCAAATGCAAACTGTTACTTCTCTACCTCCATCCCCAAACAAGGTGGCCTCCCAGAAAAACCATAAGTGCCGGGTAACACTTACGGAAATAACTGGCAGGCTGccattaatagaaaaatactttctaaactttaaaaaaatttatttcaaacattactacaatataaaattaaaacttacCCATTCCTACTGAAAACTCTTAGCCATGCTTTGATGTTTGGTCCTAACAAACATAGACAAGGTACAGTAGTAAAAGTAGACAATAAAACTGCAAATAAAAAAGTTTCCAACACCAacctagaaaagaaaacaaaatttatttttattattgaaatgcAAAGCCATAGAAAGCAAAAGCTAACAAATATCTGGCTTTAATGACAGATTTCAGACATGTTAAATAGTCTTACTGAGACTGGCCATTTATTGCAAGAAACTTCATCTCTATATAATTAAGTTTCTTCCTCCACAGTCTATGGAATTTACTACATGACAAGTAATTCAATTTCACTTTACATTAGAATCACCCAGAGAGCTGGACACACTAACGAATGGGGAGCCCCACCTCTAGAGTTTCTGTGTGGAACCTGAAAATTTGCAGTTCTACAAAATGTTTTTGCTGCTGGTTCAAGAACAgtagtttgagaaccactgctctagacaTTCACTTTACTCTAAAATGGATTAGACAGGAATCACCACGCCCCATTACAgaggttttgttgtttcttttccagGAAATAGCCTGCTAGTGAGTATATACATAATTGTGTAGAACTatacatatataagtatatacacacaaacacacgcgTGTGTATCACATTGATCATTTCATCATGATCATTAATCACAAACTGTAATGAACATTACGTAAGAAATATTCATGAATTTGGTTTACACTAATTTAAAATTAGGAATCTATTGACTTTCCTTAAGAAAACTAATCCTTTTCTGGCACTTGAGTATTATATTTAGCAAGAAGTGATATGCTTAATTATAACTAACTTTTATACATCATTATATTAGGTCTCCTTAGAGGCTCTAAGGGCCACACTTCAATTGTTATAATTACATCACTACCACCTTCCAATCTGTAACTGGGTAACTGAagaattgaatgaaataagctattattgattttttaaagaaggaCAACACTGCTAAAGAAGGACAATAATGCTGGACTTGATCCACTAATAAAACACACTATGGTTTTTCTCTATTGCCAACAGAGTTAGCACATtgtttaacattaaaataaaagttttaaaacggttttaaaatataatttccctACAGTAAAGCGTTCCAACTTACTCTATTAGTGGTGCTCCATATAGAACAAAAATTACATGAAAGGAGAAACATGACATTAGAATGTAGAAACAACATTTCAAAAACCTGGAtacctaaaaaaagaaatgaataatttcaAGACTCAACAGAACaccaaaaatagaaattctagtaTTTTATCTATAAATTATTCTCATAATATATGGAACATTTGAATGTTCTTTGGATTGGGGTTTACTGAAGAGTTAGATTACATATTCTGTGTATAGTTACATATGCAGCATTCAACACAGCATTGTAAAAAAGCCAGAAAGTGAGTTCTTCCCCCTATTTATCCCCCACCCAACACTAGAGCCAAAAAAGGGTTCTCTTTCTGTGGTTTGTgtgcatttataaaatattcattagtAACAGAATGCCGGGATATAAGAAAACCAAAATACAGTCATTATAAAGAGTAGCTTAGAAAATAATAcacaaaatatttacagaataaaaagagctacaacttttttttattaaaaaaagaatttctaggGAAACTGAATCAAAAAAGCAAAATACTAACACTAATCATATTCACATTACTATATAACCCATAGTCAAAAAGACCTGCATGTTTGCAAATTAACCTGGGGAAATACACATTAAGCTTTTTTCAACATAGGGCAGTAAAGGTGTTTTAAGATATTTAACAGAGAGCTTAAACATACTATTGAATAACGTTAACTGAGgactttattaatttaaaataacagtcAACATGTtacacaggaatgaattaaccAAGATTCCAGAAAATAGATTATCTGAAAACTGTACTGCTTAGTCAAGGACGGTTGTTTAAAACAACGGAGCTACCATTGAAGCTCCGTTgagtgtacatatatatatatatatatatatatatatatatatatatatatatatatgcttttaagaattttaagtCCATTTATTAACAATGTATCCCTTTGATAAGATTATGCTTCAGGAGGGTTTTAATGCCCTGGAAGCTTATTTTTACAATTCCTGAAAAAGCCCGTTAGGTATcttttggaaatggaaaaatatattaaaataaactgtaatgaaataaattttaaagaaacaattgCCACATGTATTTATCTTCACTGGGACATAAAACAATGATTCTTACTTATTGCTTTTAGCAGTATATAAGTTactcatttgaaaaaaagaacatcATATTCCTTTTACTCACTGTAAATAAACCAATGAGAATTGGACtaatactttattctttctttaacaGAAATACCAGCCGCATCCAAAAATTAGCTATCAAGAAACAAGCCTTACCTTGTGTGTTAATGAACTTCTTTTGGAAGATGCATTTGGTTTTACTGTTAAGTATAATACTAGATTGATGGCAGTTACAAAAGCAGAACAGATGCACAACCATGTCAAGTGTGTTTCCAATACTGAGAAGTTCTCCAAGAAAAATGATGGAATGAAGATGCTTAAGATAACTGAAAATATGCACAGAAGATGGACATACAAAAGTCTCTTGATATCAGTTTCTTTCATGGTGTTTCTTGGGTGCCtatctaatgaaaaaaaattaaattaatgaaagaGCATGTGCAATAATGCATTTTTCCATTGTTCCACCCCCTACAAACAAGCCATGAACTAAAGTAAATTTTCTGTGGACAATAAAGGATTTGTTTCAGAATACAGAAAGGTTTGTAAATACACTAGATTTAACATTATATTTTACCTTAGATTTTCTTGATATGGTACCCACCCTTCTACCCAAAGAGTTCTCAAGAGCCTATAAAGGATGAATTTACTAATTTCTTAAATATCTGTGATTGATGTTTGCAAATGGCCATGTACTGGGGCCAATTAAGCAATTCATTTCAGTTCTTTTGCCAAAATCTGAGATCAAAACTGCATGGATTAAATTATCTGCCAGTATTAGAAATAAAACCTATACATACTAGAAACTCCATGAAGCACTCTGGCCaagttgctgattttttttttgtttgtttaaccaCTGTGGACCTTTGTCCAACATGATGGTACTTCATTTCTTCTAGCAAGTGCCAAAAGACACCAAGTACACATTAGAATACTTAAACGGTGGCCAGTGCAATCAAGAGAGTTCAAAGACTGTTATGCTAAACTAATAGATCCCAGCTCCAGAAATACCAAAATGACAACGTTTCTTTTATGGATATTTAAAGAATGATGTTATAGGTTCTAGATTCCAATCACAAGTTGAAGgtatatggaaggaaaaaaatttactCAAGACACACCTATATACACACAGACAGAACTGTGAGAGAGCAAAAGGGTGACCTGAGGACTTATCTAAGAGCTTTACACAGGCTCTCATATAGTCCTCATAACAATGCTCAAAGGCAAATATACTGTTGATAAGGAAACAGGCCAACTTATGTTAAGAGACACCCAAAGTCACAAGCTCCGTGCTTAAGTCATTCCAAAACctagcttctctttctctctatcacACCAAGAGCTGGGAAGAGAACGGACGTCAACGGGAATCAAGGGAAGGGTCTTTCGCAGGTTCTACCCTAAGCTAATGAACGGAGAAGGAACATATTCTCTCAACAGTACCCCTTCGAACACCATCATTTTGGGCCATCCTCAGCATCCCAACGTCAGAAGATTTGGATCTAATCAGCGAGCAGTACACAAACTAAAatgtttgctgagtgaatgaacGAGAGTGGAAAAAGTGTTTTCCTAGATTTTAAACGAGGGGGTGGGTCCTCCTGAGAAACTAAGGACCCAGCGTGCCCGTAAGAACATCTGACAAGCGCCCCACCCGGAGGCCACCGCCCCGGCCCAGATGGACAGGCATCATTACAGCGCGAAAAGGCCCCTTGGGTCTGCTCCCAGACGAGCCTACATGAAACTCGCCGGACCTTCACCTGCAGCCCCACCCCAAACCAGCTCGCTCGGGACCTGCCCAAGCCTCAGGTGGCGGGAGGGTGAGCCGGGAGAAAAGCACTGAGAGGAATAATCAAGAAGCACAGGTGACGGAGacaagggaaaactgatgtagtGAGATAGAAAGTCGGATCCGAAAGATCCGTCCATTAGGGATGTCCCCGGGTCACGCCCGAGGGGTGGCGCTGGAGCGGAGGGTGGGCGCGGGAGGGCCGGGGTGCACAGAAGCTCGCGCCCATTTCGGCAGTTGGCTCGGGCTGTTTGCACCCCGGGAGGCAAGCGTGTCGGAAAGCGTCCGGCTGGGCTTACCTAACTCTCCAGCCCGCGGAAGGCAAGGAGAGGATACTGCCTCCCACCATCAGGTTAGACTCTCGGTCCTGACCCTCGGCGCAGGCTCAGAGTTGCGTGGGCGGCGACCCAAGGTTGCACAGCCAATCGCAAAAGTGCAGAGGCGGGCAAATAAATTAGCCCCGCCCCCTCGGTCGCCTTTATTCCTCCCGCTTTATTTCCCAGGTATAGCATAGGAGGGAGCGTAGGGTTTAGTGGCCGGAAGTGGTTTGACGTAACCCGGAAAGGAATCCTTCCCCGGCTGTAgtgtttatattttcaagttGCTACAGTTCCTTCCGCTAAGAGGAGCGTCGGCAAGAGAATGGTGTGCGAGAAATGTGAGTTAAAGGGACCCGTATACGGAAGATGGAGGCCAGGAGAACCTAACTGAACTTCCTTTAGACCTGTGCcctttctttgtatttccttctACCACAGGTTTCTGATTCGagcttatttcttccttccctgtcCCTTGACCATTCTTACCTCTCCTTCAGCGACCCATATCGTCCTATTTATTTTCCCTCCAGAATGGTCTCAGTTCTGCTCTTCCCTGTCCATTTCCGTTGCCTCCCCCCAGCTGTGGGTCTCACCGCAAACCCCAGCTTCTTGACTGGCTTTCTCGCCTCACAGACTATCAGAGTTGGAATGGATCTTATAAATCGCTCCTAGAACAACTAAATTTAGCCAATAAAAACACAAGacgcccagttaaatttgaatttcgtATAAGTAATAATGTAAGTATTATTGGCCACGTTTGGTGCCCCGTACTACTGTAAATGTTTTGTCCCATGCGAAATTTAGGACGTGCTTTATTAAACCCTTATtcgttgtttatctgaaattcaaatttaactgaacATCCTATATTTTATCTAGAAGCCCCGACTCAGCATCCCGTCTAATGTCTTAAACACTCCTTGCATGAATACTTACGGAATTGAGACTGGGTCTTGGGACCCTCCTCAAAACAGTATATATAGACGTCTTTCACTTTTAGGAAAATCTATCCTGTTATAATTGCCACCCAGTGATTCTAATCCAAATGAGCTTGCCAGAAAACATCTCATGGCTTTTTGATTTCacggttctttttattttttaaaaccgcTGCCATATTCTCAAGTCTTCCTTTTCTCAGGCTAAACATATCTGTCTCTTTATCTTTCTTCCTGTGACATGGTTGCAAGTCTCTTATCATTCTGGTTACTGTCTAGTAAACATAATCCATTTTCTTTGTAAAGCTTTGGAGACAGACATCCATGGGTTTAAATCCCAGTTCTTAATGTTAGGTAAAAGAATAGGAATGGATgagttatttaatatttcttgactCCAGTTAACTCTTttagaaaaatgagaataatacatAATTCATAAagttttgtgagaattaaatgagataatgtagtAGTGCTTGGTATAAAAATGCCTGGGTGTGGACATAAAATTGGTAATTTCCATTATGCACCACCACCCTTCCCTCCTTTCACCCCAATGTGTGGGACTCAGAATTGAACTCTACTCTTTTCTGCGTGGGGCTGAGTAGAActaatacatttcttttctcgATACTGTACTTTATACCAATATTGTCTCACAGTAAACTTAAAAAAGGAGCAACAACAACCAATTTGTCGAGATATATATCACATATTATAAAATTCACCCAATTAAGATATGTGATTATGTTTTTTGTGTTTTCAGAGTCGTACACGGTCCGTCACCACAATCCGTTACCACAAAAAGCATGTTAAGTCTTCCCCATCTTGCATTTAAgcagttttttggttttgtttgttttttgagtgaACGTGTTGGAAACGTTTTTAGATTATGTACCTGCCCTACAGTCTTTCATCTTGTGTTGTGAAGTTCTTACATGTGTAGGTTAGTCCTTCCATGTAATTTGTGttaattttgtacattttaactttttagaGAATAAGAATTCTACCTGGTTTCACTTGTTGCATGTAAATGCCTCTTACGCTGTAAGTGCTTTGTCCCAGGGAAATTGAGGCTATTGGATAAATTATGAGAGTTAATTTCTCAAGGTTCATTATAATTTGGGCTCTAAGATCTGCTGTGgtcttaaaataaaatacctgTTTGGTCTGCAATAAGATGTGTGTCATAAAGGTCATTCTCtctttagtattattttttacttctctgcTCTTCTGTAAGCCTGGCTCTTCATTGTTACTTTGGTCCAATACCTTTCAACCTCCTGTCATCTTGTTCCTCCAATAAAATATACCCTCTTTCTTATATTATTTTGTATCTCCTGTCTATCAGTTTATTCCACTTACCTTATAAATAAGCTCAGATCTCTCTTGTACATAAAGCCACACTCTCAAGCAACCtttactgtaatttttaaaaaatactttctttgttgcCTCCAAATTTTCACAATTGCTTCTTACCACCTTACCCTACAAACTGACTTTCACTTTAGCACACTACTGGAAGAACTTTTCGAAGTTTGCTGGTGATCTCTTAGTCATCAAGTTCAAAGATCTTCTTTCCATCCTCCTCTATTCCTCTATAGCTTTGATATGTTGCCAGGCTTTTTGAATTTACTTCTTCCTAAGCTTCTTTACCATTATGCTTGCCATGTTTTcatatttctcctttctcccttaaAGTAGTTGTTTCCCCATATCTGACTCTGACCTTTTCTTCACtcgttttttacttttttctttgagaGTTTTTTCATTCATGTAACATACTTATGCAGATGAATATCTAATCTACATCTCCAGCCTTGATTTCTCTCCTACATAAGCACCAGTTGAGCATTTTTTCCCAGACAATACTGAGAAGATTGACCTGGTTGTTATATGGTAGTTTAATACTTGCAGGATTGAATTCATCATCATAGTTTACAAATTTGTACCTTTTCTCCACCATTTAATGACTCAATCCTACCAGTCACCCATTCATGAAGCCTTAATTGACTCATATCCATTCTCCCATCCCTCTGTAAACCTATAGTCAAATGTGTTGCCATGTTCTGTTTATTTTACTTCCATTCTATACTTCAGATTTTCCCTAGCCTCCCATTTCCCACTCCAGTACCTTAGTGAGaatccagtgtttttttttctttctattttttggcatgtgcaggctccagaaacgaacccaggtctcccacaagaTCCTGATCATTTGACTTAAACTAATATGATCCAATATAGAAACATCAGCTCTCTTCCCCCTCAAACTGCTCTCCCTACCTCTAGGCTCTCCTCTGGCTAAGTGATCCTATCTGTAAGTAAGGACTACTGGGGAAAGTTGCTCAAATGAACCTGTTGGTGCCACTAAAAAGTCATGATTTCTAATCTCtgagatctttttttattaattaattaattaattaaaaaaataagaaacaaaataaaacaacatacataatccgtaattcacaatatcatcacccagttgcatattcatcatttcttagaacatttgcattaactcagaaaaagaaacaagacaatagaaaaagaaataaaacgaacacaggaaagaaaaaaaaaattatacctatcataccccttaccccttgccttcatcaatcactagcatttcaaaccaaatttattttaacttttgttccccccattatccatctttattccatatgttctactcgtctgtcgacaaggtagacaaaaggagcatcagacacgaggttctcacaatcatacattgttacagctgtatcattattcagtcatcctcaagaaacatggctactagaacacagctccacaccctcaggcagttccccccagcctctccattacatcctgaataacaagatgatatctacttgatgcataagaataacctgcaggatgacctctggactctggaatctctcagccattgacactttgtctcatttccctcttcctccctttggtcgagaaggctctctcaatcccctgatgctaagtctcagctccctctagggtttttctcaatcccttgatgctgagtctccgctcattccaagatctctgtctcatgctgccaggatggtccacacccctgggggtcatgtcccacgtagacaggggggagggtggtgagactgctcatcgtgttggctggagagaggggccacatctgagcaacaaaagaggctctcttgggggtgactcttaggcctaaattttaagtagacttgacctatcctttgtggggttaagtttcatataaacaaaccccaagactgggggctctg from Tamandua tetradactyla isolate mTamTet1 chromosome 17, mTamTet1.pri, whole genome shotgun sequence encodes:
- the PIGF gene encoding GPI ethanolamine phosphate transferase, stabilizing subunit isoform X2; translated protein: MKETDIKRLLYVHLLCIFSVILSIFIPSFFLENFSVLETHLTWLCICSAFVTAINLVLYLTVKPNASSKRSSLTHKVSRFLKCCFYILMSCFSFHVIFVLYGAPLIELVLETFLFAVLLSTFTTVPCLCLLGPNIKAWLRVFSRNGVTSIWENSLQITTISSFVGTWLGALPIPLDWERPWQVWPISCTLGATFGYVAGLVISPLWIYWNRKRLTYKNN
- the PIGF gene encoding GPI ethanolamine phosphate transferase, stabilizing subunit isoform X1, which encodes MVGGSILSLPSAGWRVRHPRNTMKETDIKRLLYVHLLCIFSVILSIFIPSFFLENFSVLETHLTWLCICSAFVTAINLVLYLTVKPNASSKRSSLTHKVSRFLKCCFYILMSCFSFHVIFVLYGAPLIELVLETFLFAVLLSTFTTVPCLCLLGPNIKAWLRVFSRNGVTSIWENSLQITTISSFVGTWLGALPIPLDWERPWQVWPISCTLGATFGYVAGLVISPLWIYWNRKRLTYKNN